From Daucus carota subsp. sativus chromosome 6, DH1 v3.0, whole genome shotgun sequence, the proteins below share one genomic window:
- the LOC108225853 gene encoding uncharacterized protein LOC108225853, protein MENIIMKFDTLDALDNSKYEWNIKHKRMHAFIWPNYLQEFKNSFDEGKIYAIRNFAVKSYRKESLRCIKSDKQIWLSNYTKVSLIWNDEKSEKMIRQNEFDFFDLGEIADMIKQEANNHLIDIIGVLKDRDVLRHFTNQNQVEQRSIKFTLTDGNSSIKLCFWDDFGKSFDDALNKEIENPIVIIVAGGKLNDYNGEPYVSNVAATRFYVNSDHCSVLLMRQRAKLPNFSAEPLVRIDMDENLIMSIEQIMKLGPSFILRKVMCQVIVKTVKDNMDWNYRACTSCHEEVEFIDLKFKCQTCKRIVPFPDMRFRLCLVVEDATGGAAIILNDREVGNIVGRTVYDVITEQQRENEATDEFPKCLKLFEGKQYTITILLNEDNINRGSNTYLAVDISEGFEINEKNASEDDDSYGGFKISQSSAQSVAKEDNLKTPDTKKSANTKKVRRMNNEEIITITELDDENDDTGLQNESLLKRKKGSDEAGIRFISFSFSKVQTTDLPSSQ, encoded by the exons atGGAG AATATCATTATGAAGTTTGATACTTTGGATGCTTTGGACAACTCTAAATATGAATGGAACATCAAG CATAAACGAATGCATGCTTTCATTTGGCCCAACTATTTGCAAGAGTTTAAGAACAGCTTCGATGAAGGAAAGATCTATGCAATTCGTAACTTTGCTGTTAAGAGTTACAGAAAAGAATCTCTCAGGTGCATAAAGTCTGACAAGCAAATCTGGCTCTCAAACTATACTAAAGTCAGCCTAATCTGGAATGatgaaaaatctgaaaaaatgaTTCGTCAGAATGAATTTGACTTTTTTGATCTTGGAGAGATTGCAGACATGATCAAGCAAGAAGCTAACAATCATTTGATTG ATATCATTGGCGTCCTTAAAGACCGGGATGTTTTACGCCATtttaccaatcaaaatcaaGTTGAACAACGCTCTATAAAGTTCACTCTTACTGATGGAAA TTCCTCCATCAAACTGTGTTTTTGGGATGATTTTGGGAAATCCTTTGATGATGCTCTGAATAAGGAAATTGAAAACCCAATAGTTATCATTGTAGCCGGTGGCAAACTTAACGATTACAACG GCGAGCCCTATGTATCCAATGTTGCTGCTACAAGATTCTACGTCAACTCTGATCATTGCAGTGTTTTACTTATGAGACAGAG AGCTAAATTACCTAATTTCAGTGCTGAGCCTTTGGTGAGAATAGATATGGATGAGAACCTGATCATGAGCATCGAACAAATTATGAAACTCGGTCCATCTTTTATActg AGGAAGGTCATGTGCCAAGTAATAGTCAAGACTGTGAAGGATAATATGGACTGGAACTATCGTGCTTGCACATCATGTCACGAGGAGGTTGAGTTTATagatttgaaattcaaatgtcAGACATGCAAGAGAATTGTTCCATTCCCAGATATGAG GTTTAGGCTGTGTTTAGTTGTCGAGGATGCAACCGGTGGTGCTGCTATAATCTTGAATGATCGAGAGGTTGGGAACATTGTAGGAAGAACTGTCTATGATGTTATCACTGAACAACAAAGG gaaaatgaagctactgaTGAATTCCCCAAATGTCTAAAGTTGTTTGAAGGAAAGCAGTACACTATCACAATTTTGCTGAATGAAGATAACATAAATAGAGGATCTAACACTTACTTGGCTGTTGACATTTCGGAGGGTTTTGAGATCAATGAAAAGAATGCTTCAGAAGATGATGATTCATATGGAGGATTCAAAATTTCACAG AGCTCAGCACAGTCAGTGGCAAAGGAGGATAATCTTAAGACTCCTGATACTAAAAAATCAGCAAACACAAAGAAAGTCAGGAGGATGAATAATGAGGAAATAATTACCATCACAGAACTGGATGATGAGAATGATGATACTGGACTCCAAAATGAGAGCTTGCTCAAAAGAAAGAAAGGTTCCGATGAAGCAG GTATAAGGTTTATCAGCTTTTCATTTAGTAAAGTGCAGACAACAGATTTGCCATCATCTCAATAA